A section of the Engraulis encrasicolus isolate BLACKSEA-1 chromosome 8, IST_EnEncr_1.0, whole genome shotgun sequence genome encodes:
- the opa3 gene encoding optic atrophy 3 protein homolog, with amino-acid sequence MVVGAFPIAKLLYLGVRQMSKPVANRIKAGARRSEFFKTYICLPPAQIYHWIEMRTKMRIMGFRGSTIKPLNEEAAAELGAELLGEAIIFLIGGGCMVLEYSRQAANSRRKEDELNETINSLREQLGELALTTETLDARLREVNRQLLFLPTQQPQK; translated from the exons ATGGTTGTCGGTGCCTTTCCCATCGCTAAATTGCTCTACTTGGGCGTACGTCAGATGAGCAAACCTGTGGCCAACAGGATAAAAGCTGGAGCTCGGAGAAGCGAATTCTTCAAGACGTATATATGTCTACCGCCAGCTCAAA TATATCACTGGATAGAGATGCGTACCAAGATGAGAATCATGGGCTTCCGGGGCTCCACAATCAAGCCTCTCAACGAGGAGGCGGCCGCTGAGCTGGGGGCCGAGCTGCTGGGCGAGGCCATCATCTTCCTGATCGGAGGGGGCTGCATGGTGCTGGAGTACAGCAGGCAGGCCGCGAACTCGCGCCGGAAAGAGGACGAGCTGAACGAGACCATCAACAGCCTGCGAGAGCAGCTGGGAGAGTTGGCCCTCACCACAGAGACTCTAGACGCCCGGCTCCGAGAGGTCAACAGGCAGCTCTTGTTCCTCCCTACCCAGCAGCCCCAAAAGTAG